The sequence AGGAAGCATAAGGAAGCCCTCACTAATGCAAGTTTATTTGTCTGTCAGATCCTTAGCTGACGGCAACAACATTCTTCCTAGGGTCTCCTTTTTTCCCTGGTTTTTCATACTGTTAATATGTATTTATGAGATGACACTATTCTATCCTCTCaattttactgattttttttttttttttttttttgagggttTCTAGGAAATACGTTtggttttcagaaataaattatttctctaCTTCTTGATCCTACATTGGATTGAGGTAATTATTAGacattttctccctgttttaGGTATATATATCGGAAATATCTCATACAAGTGTTCGTGGTATGCTTGGCTCTTTTGTCCAGTTGATGGTGGTGACTGGCATACTTGGAGCCTACATTGCAGGTATTGGAGTTAGGTCTCTACAAAAAAGAATTAATACATGTAATGAAAGAACTGCACTAAGGAATTGAAAGCAAAGGTCAATTCATTTCCATAGCCGTTAATTTTGTTGTACAAATGTTAATTCTTATATAGCtgatgtttggtttttctttttcctttttgttgtgcAGGAATGGCACTAAAATGGCAATGGCTGGCAGTATTATGTTCTTTTCCACCATGCATCATGCTTTTGTTTATGTTGTTCATGCCTGAAACACCGAGATTTCTGCTGGATCAGAATAAACGTGCAGAAGCTATTGCTGCTTTACAGTTCCTGCGAGGACTATATGTGGACCATGAATGGGAATGCCAGCAAATTGAAGCTAATGCTGAGGAGGAGGTGATGAGAATCTGATTTACACTAAAGACAAAAAGTCTCAAAGTATACAgtttaattaaatgatttttatcaTAGCTTAGTTAATTGCCTTTTCTACAGTGGTCCAAACCTGTTTCATCACAAATGAACTGAAGAAGCAGTTCAGTGCCTCTAACGCTTATTTGCTGTTGCACCACcttaaaagtaatatttaacCTCTTGTAATGAGATACAAGCTTAGACAGTCATGTCTAATGATTGATGTTCTATTTCTGCAAACTATCGATTCTTTCCTGTTAACTTTCTCTGTAAAgtaccatttatttttgtctctagAACCTGAGAGAaggctaaaaatattttcctgggGTTCTCATACTTCAAATATAAACACTTTTACTactaagaaattaaattttgctGAAGAGGGGTGGAAAATTTACTCTTTGAACATGCTGAAATGTTctgaggatttttattttttgttcatttaaagtAGTTTTTTTCATGGAGCCATtgcatcatcttttttttttttttttttaacagggaCTAAGCCTCTTTGAACTTAAGAATCCTTCAGTCTACAGACCACTTCTTATTGGTGTGATTCTGATGTTTCTCCAGCAAGCAACAGGCATTAATGCAGTTATGTTTTATGCAGAAACAATCTTTGAAGATGCAAACTTCCAGGTAATCAGTGTGCTGTTAAATGTCCATAGTTTCAGCTTAGTTGGTGCTGAGTAAGCATAGAATATGTAACAAACTTACCTGATATTAAACCCATCTGCATCATAAGTAACAGAGTTGGAGTGCTGACGATCATCTTTTGCTTTAATCTCTTAACTGTGTTACTCTGGCATACCTgaatgttattgtttttttgtttggttttttttgtggggaaGTATGTTGTGTCTGAAACTTTGATATGGATAGAAATCTTTATTATAGTCATCTCATCCTTGTAATagaacttttttaaaaaatacagttataaattcagtgcttcagaaaaagTCAGACACTAGGGGCAAGTTGTGACTTATTTAACAACTTACTAAGAGACCAATATATTATGTTAATTAACGTGgatgtctttattttatgtattcCTTCCCCTAGTTAACTTATGTTATGCAGTTTTTCTTGATCCagagtttcatagtttcatagtttcatagttaAGAAGCAAATGCATCTCTAATGCCTGATAAGTAATCCTGTTACCAGCCTGAAAGAGCAAATTGTTCTCTTTGTCTCCTCCTTTATTTCAGGACAGCAGAATGGCTTCTGTTGTTGTGGGTTCCATACAAGTATGTTTCACTGCTGTGGCTGCACTTATCATTGATAAAACCGGAAGAAAAGTGCTGCTTTATGTGTCTGGTAAAATAACTTATTGAATTCTGTTCTATGAGAAGAGATATGCAGAGTACTAAAAAGTGTTGGAACTATTGGGGAAATTAAGTgttacaatttatttatttcatcatcatcatagtatcgtagtatcatagtctcatgtgggttggaagggaccttagagagtccaacccccgggattcgagcctcctgtgtagcagagcggcacttctaccacttgcgccacaggggggattcgaaccctgggcctccagtgttgcaacatggcattcctaccacttgcgccactggggcacactaagtgctttattttataaacagatTATAACTGATGGCTTAACCCCTGATTCATATGAGGAAATTGCCGTGTTATACATGCTTCATAGGCTGAACTCTTTGAAACTACTTAGAGCtatctttgtgtctttttaCCAGGCTGATTTTTACTTTGGACACATTGTTGATAGCTGTCACACTTCACACTCAATATCAATGACTGCTGTAAAGACTGGTTTAATTTGTGTGTGGAATGATTCACATCTTTCATTCTTGTTGAGGCGAATGTTTATTTCTAATAATGTTATCTTTTTGGAACCACTTCTGCTAGAGCCAGCATATCTTGCATTTAGGTCTCAGAAAGATGAGTGTCTAAGCAACAATCATTGACAACTTAGTTATTGCTTACTTTTCAGGGATAATCATGGCTCTCAGTACCGCATTGTTTggattttactttaaaatggtCCTTCCAAGTGGGAACAATTCATCAAATGCTGATCTGTGGTTCACTTTAAATTCAGTATCTCCTGGAACAGAAACTAGACTATCCTGGCTTGCGGTAGTAAGCCTGGGACTCTTTGTTGCTGGTAAGTAGAACAGGCTTCTaagtaaatattaaatgaaactTGGACTTTCTGGTGAATGTGACAGACTTGTTCAATTTTTCTCACATTATTGAAAAATGGAGCTGTATTTGACAAAGCTTTGAAGTGTATAAGACAAAGTGATGCTGATCACGCACCACCTTTGTGATCAAGCTAGAAGCTAAATAATTAAGTCAGTgttctgcaaaagaaatgtatACCTCCTTGTGCTGATATTATATAGTAATTGCTTATTAATGGGGGAAAAAGGTCTCTGGTAGTATCTGAGCCAAACTGAATTCTGTGATAGATCAAGACAGCAGCAAGCTAAAAATTAATCTTGTTTCTAAAGTTGACCACTTCAGAAACTTATTAAGAAATTTTGCTTGCTAAGAGTCCTCAATTTGCCTTAAAAAGTGTGCTAGTGTTTAGCACACTCCCCTAAAATAATATATTCTTGTAGTGTTATTTGCCGGACACTCTCCCCTTTGAAATATACAtaacttgaatttattttcttcttttgtaattGCAGGCTTTGCCCTTGGCTGGGGTCCAGTTCCATGGCTGGTAATGTCTGAAATCTTCCCACTTAAAGCAAGGGGCATATCAAGTGGTGCCTGTGTGTTAACAAACTGGGTTATGGCCTTTTTGGTGACCAAGGAATTTCACGATTTTGTAGTAAGCATCATAAATCAAAATTCAACACTTATTTTTATATAGAAACCTATTGAAGATGCTCCCAATAAAACTTTGGGCCAGACTTCTTCAGCAGCATGTATGGATTGTGGTTGTAGtcacacttttttttgttttctccctgcctTAGGGTTTCTTAACATCCTATGGGACATTCTGgctcttctctgccttctgctgcctcAGTGTGATTTTTGCAGCCTTTTATGTTCCTGAAACAAAAGGACAGACTCTGGAACAGATAGAAGCCTACTTCAGAAAATCTTAAACCTCAGGCTTTTGCTGATACGAAACCTTTACATCATTATTTGTGGTGCTATTGCTAAAACTAACTGTATTACGTTGTAGAAACAATTGTTTTAAGTAATTTTGTAAAATctactttttcttcatctccccAAAATCTGTAGGTATTTGCCTGCATTTGATTATTGCTGCATACTTGCTGTAGTATGTTTTCCTTGTGTGGGTCTTGGacatagtattttttttttttttttaattactgttggttgggtttgtttgtttttcctggccTGGCACAGACTGACAGCAGTGGCCATGAAAGAAtgttaaatgtatttctgctgtctttttttctcataggTAAATTAagatataatttttaaaataattaaaaaattgtattttcccCCTTCACAGTTCCCTACATATGCtacaatgaagaaattaatgctACAGTGAGGACTGTAATTTCAGATTGCTGTAACTTTTCCTGTATGTGTGTTAATGCTTGAAGGATTGCTTTTGAAtggtgggcccaggtgaacttAATGaagttcagcacagcaaagtgcaaggttttgcacttgggccggaagagccacaggcacctgtacaggctgggaggagttgtccttgagagcagctcggctgaaaaagacctaggggtcctgatagatgagaaacttaacatgagccagcagtgcgctcttgcagctcagaaagcaaatgggatcctgggctccatcaggagaggggtggtcagcagggataggggggtgattgtccctctcgactctgctcttgtgaggccccatctggagtactgcgtccaggtatggagccctcagtacaagaatgacatggagctgttgggaagggtccagaggagggccacaaggatgGTCAGGGGCTGGAACACCTGCCCTCTGAGGacaagctgagggagctgggcttgttcagcctggagaaaagaaagctgcggggtgaccttattgcagcctttcagtacctgaaaggaacctataaacaggaggggagtaaactctttgaaagggctgataatagtaggacaaggggaaatgtttttaagttgaaagagggtagatttaagttggatgttaggggaaagttctttactagaagagtggtgaggtcctggactgcccagggaagttgtggatgccccatccctggaggtgttcaaggccaggttggatggggccctgggcaacctgatctagtaatgTGGAaatttggtggccctgccaggcaggggggttggagcttcatgatccttgaagtcccttccaacccgggtcattctgtgattctgtaatgcttCTGCATCTGGGGTACCTTACCCTGGAATACATCTTGATCCAAAGTGCAGACAGATGAAGGCTGGATTGTCGTGGCTGCTACTGCCAAGATAGCATTATTTGTCCCAGAGATGTGAAGGGAGCTAGGACAACATTTAAATCACAAGACAGATTATTGCTTCCAGCAGGATGTATTTTGGAGTCTCTTCTTCAGAAGGAACTACTAGATGGCATAGACTAAGAGAATATACCctttgccagaaaaaaaagaggaaattctCTTTTATAGTGTAAGGGGTAAAAATCTACCACTGAAGAAGGTCTGAATCTTAACAAGGCCCAGAAACAAACCAATACAGGATTGGTTCTTGGCAAAGGGGGGTAGAGCTTAAGACCAATTTCATGGGTGTACCTAAATGTACACAACAGGTTTAAAACATTTCCAGGGAACTATCATAATCCCTGAGCCAAATTTAGGAAAGGTATTAGCCCTGCAAgtgtaaaagaaataattgatGTAAAATTTATTACATATGAAGGAGTAAatcatctcttcctcctccacaaTAACAATAAATCGCACTTAAAACATTTCCAGCTGTGATAGGAATGTTTCTATTTAGTTGCTACATCTAAAACACAAAGCATATGCACTGTCACATGACATTAAACACAATGGTAATACATCGGTATTTAAGACATGTGGTAGTAAAGATGTTTTCATCACAGACTCAGTATCTGTCTTAACACTGCAGTTATTAAATTACAAAACAGCCTGCTAACATTCAAAGTCTCTGTTAAAACTGACATTGCAGGTTGATTACATTTTCTGCAAAAACCTTTAGAGACAACATTTTCCATTCAAACAGTTAAATACTTAATAgagctataaataaataagagaaaaatcatctcagtttttttcttccgATCATATcctaatttaattttcagtagcAAACAAGTAGTCAGTCAGTGGCAGGTCTGCAACAACGAAGTGAAGCAGCTGGGCATTAAGCAGAGGAGTGAAATGGCTGTGTTCAATTGCAGTAACAGTATCTGTACTTTCTATCTTGCATGCTTGCTGCATACTGTCACAGAAGCTTCCTCATATTGTTAATGCAATGTATTTAGTTCTGAGTATAACCTGTTCCCCACAATATCAGGCTACGCCTGAATTTCTGAGAAAAGTGCTTTTACAGAATTAGCAAGGACTCAGCACGTGACATCAAAATTGTTAATAATGACATAGTCAGTATGACGCAcacatgtatacatacacattgAAACATCCAAACTGAAAAGACTATGTCTCAAATGCAGACTAAGCCAAAAGCTATGGGGAAACTCTTGCATCTGCAAATGCAAGTCATTAATGCAAACCTTTAGAAAGGCCTGCAGGAGTTTGAAACTGTGGCTCATCCAAATACACCTACAACAGAGAGGAAAGGGCAGGCATAAGAACCCTTAGCTGTACGTAACAGTACTACGCCTCTAGTGGGTGCAGTCTAATCTGTTACCTGCCTTACTAATAACTGTTTTAACGTTTATTCAGTTGACCATCCAAAAACACTTTGAATTGAGAAACACTTTGAAATTTGAATCTACCAGTCAATTACAAATGCTTGCATATGTATAAAGTCACATGAAAGCAGGCAGCAAAACTGCTATTCATTCTGGGTGCCACTTTACATCCAGgcatgcaattaaaaaacataacaaacaaaaacaaaaacaaacaaacaaaaaaaagccagaacaaATTAAAAGAATTAGCTCCAAACCAGGAAACAACTGCAACCAGGATAAGCCACACCTGTCCTTTACAAACCAAGCAACTGAAGATATTAATCGCATACATTCATTCAAGCTAGAATTTATCTTTTGCTATCATGGGAGCATCCAGCCCTTCCATGTTGTACTTCagtctttctctcttctcagaaggaaacattccattaatttccatttctgagaCTGGAAAGAAAGGACGTTTAGTCTGGAACACAAGTAGGTTTATCTCTGTTCTAAAGTTCCTAAATGCCAAACTGTCCATGGAAAGGACTAATCAAGCATTAGCCTTAAGAGCCACATATTATGCATGTGGGAAGGAACAAACTAATGTGTCCCAGGGCTCTTGGGTCCTACTCAAAGTTGTGATGGTTTATAGGCATGTTATAAAGTAAATGTAGTAGAAAGATGATGAGTTACTCAAAACGTTGCTTATTCATTCTTGAACAGAATCAAAATTCAACAACATAATACTGAACAAGCTGTTCTAGTTTATGTTGTTTTGAATGGAGATATCTGGGAGTGAGGTTTGGGCTGGCTGATCTCCTCTGGTCCCTCACAACTTCatctattctgtgattctgtatgttATTACTGATGTTGTTGAGGTACAAGTCCATTCTAAATTAGCTGCCtgttcactgctgctgcttacTCCAAAGTGAACTAAATTCCTGTAATTTAAGGTACTGTGCAGAAGGGATGAGAATTTTATTATCCGGAAGTTAAAAGCCCTTCTCCTCCAACAAATCCAGCAAGCTAGGACACAAAACACTTCTTGCAGCAACTAGTCCATGTTAAGAGTCAGTCCAGAATTGACTTTCAGTTTAACTTAGCTTGATAGCAAGCGTTCACACTGTTAACAGCTCTTCCTTCACAGAAAGACTTTTCCACTCTTCTACTGAAGGTGGTAGTAGCAAGCATATTTTCCAGTGTTCTCCTTTAGATGAAGCTACTACCCATCTTTGCTGCatatccaaatattttcttttctctcaaaCATAGGATAGTCAGCCAACACCAAGAACGCAGGTTAAGTGGCAGCTTTAATACAAGATGTGAAAGTCTGAATGGTAAATGTTATCAAAAGGGTTGCACTTTGTGCCCAAGGTTACTTTCTAAGCTAATTAAATAGAAGCATGCACATTGcggacaggaaaggaaataacatGGCTTCAAGGCACTGGAGTGAACAACAGCATAGCAGCTAAACCCAGTAGCCTTCCAGGAAGCCATTTCATTTACTCTGGTCACTTGACATTGGTCTGATGGAGAGATTACAGAGATGTATTAAAACCTGGTCCTGTTTTGAGACTGCCAGTTCTAGGACAAGAATTTATCTCACAAAGATAATTTGTGAGAGTGATGAGACTGTTTTATGCCAAGAGAAACCACATCCTTGTACAGTGGATATTTGTCAGCTGTCCTGGCAGCTTCACATTTTTTAGGTAAGACAAATGTCATAAAGAATTTCTATTTGGTTCTCATGGCTtgcaacaaacaaaatccaagcATAACTACCACATTCCCTGTCTTCTACCCACACAACTGGATACTCTTTTACAGTAAGTAGGTAGTATATGACATGAACGTGACCATAAAACCTTAGTTACCACATCTAAGAGTAATagtaaaaaaaaccccagcactgcctgaCCCCTCTTCATCTCCTTTTACTAGGTCTAATATTACTCTTAAATGCCTATACAGCATACTGATtaactacagaaacaaaaacgGTATTGTTAAGGCACTAATTTATTAGGAATGGAGACAGGCAATTCTTCCACTGTTGAGATCTGAGTCCTATCTGAGTATTAATAATTTAGGTCTGGTAGTTTCCAGTGTGACTTACATAACAGTTGGCCCCTTAAGTCAAGCTATATTCAGCTGGTGGGTCAGAAGAGGCAGGGTTACGCAAGTTGACACAGGAACTATGTTTCCGTCTTCAAACTACTCCAACATCTTGTTCCAGATAAATACCATGAAGctagtctttttattttttgtcttgcaTAAAATGTCaagtttttgctgttttccttacaATCCTTTTGCCACTTTTTAGTATTGGCTAGATGTCATCTATTACAGGCAGAACTACAAAGCTACTTTCTTTTGGCACTGTAGTAGTTCTGATTAA is a genomic window of Coturnix japonica isolate 7356 chromosome 17, Coturnix japonica 2.1, whole genome shotgun sequence containing:
- the SLC2A8 gene encoding solute carrier family 2, facilitated glucose transporter member 8 isoform X1, which translates into the protein MAAEESQYLLAQPTSDAYLRVQNKKLYLATFAAVLGPLSFGFVLGYSSPAIPELRKINNPELRLDDNRASWFGSIVTLGAAAGGILGGCLVDKIGRKLSLMLCSVPYVSGYIVIISAQNIWMLYFGRILTGLASGITSLVVPVYISEISHTSVRGMLGSFVQLMVVTGILGAYIAGMALKWQWLAVLCSFPPCIMLLFMLFMPETPRFLLDQNKRAEAIAALQFLRGLYVDHEWECQQIEANAEEEGLSLFELKNPSVYRPLLIGVILMFLQQATGINAVMFYAETIFEDANFQDSRMASVVVGSIQVCFTAVAALIIDKTGRKVLLYVSGIIMALSTALFGFYFKMVLPSGNNSSNADLWFTLNSVSPGTETRLSWLAVVSLGLFVAGFALGWGPVPWLVMSEIFPLKARGISSGACVLTNWVMAFLVTKEFHDFVGFLTSYGTFWLFSAFCCLSVIFAAFYVPETKGQTLEQIEAYFRKS
- the SLC2A8 gene encoding solute carrier family 2, facilitated glucose transporter member 8 isoform X3, coding for MAAEESQYLLAQPTSDAYLRVQNKKLYLATFAAVLGPLSFGFVLGYSSPAIPELRKINNPELRLDDNRASWFGVYISEISHTSVRGMLGSFVQLMVVTGILGAYIAGMALKWQWLAVLCSFPPCIMLLFMLFMPETPRFLLDQNKRAEAIAALQFLRGLYVDHEWECQQIEANAEEEGLSLFELKNPSVYRPLLIGVILMFLQQATGINAVMFYAETIFEDANFQDSRMASVVVGSIQVCFTAVAALIIDKTGRKVLLYVSGIIMALSTALFGFYFKMVLPSGNNSSNADLWFTLNSVSPGTETRLSWLAVVSLGLFVAGFALGWGPVPWLVMSEIFPLKARGISSGACVLTNWVMAFLVTKEFHDFVGFLTSYGTFWLFSAFCCLSVIFAAFYVPETKGQTLEQIEAYFRKS
- the SLC2A8 gene encoding solute carrier family 2, facilitated glucose transporter member 8 isoform X2, with protein sequence MAAEESQYLLAQPTSDAYLRVQNKKLYLATFAAVLGPLSFGFVLGYSSPAIPELRKINNPELRLDDNRASWFGSIVTLGAAAGGILGGCLVDKIGRKLSLMLCSVPYVSGYIVIISAQNIWMLYFGRILTGLASGITSLVVPVYISEISHTSVRGMLGSFVQLMVVTGILGAYIAGMALKWQWLAVLCSFPPCIMLLFMLFMPETPRFLLDQNKRAEAIAALQFLRGLYVDHEWECQQIEANAEEEGLSLFELKNPSVYRPLLIGVILMFLQQATGINAVMFYAETIFEDANFQDSRMASVVVGSIQVCFTAVAALIIDKTGRKVLLYVSGIIMALSTALFGFYFKMVLPSGNNSSNADLWFTLNSVSPGTETRLSWLAVVSLGLFVAGFALGWGPVPWLVMSEIFPLKARGISSGACVLTNWVMAFLVTKEFHDFVSWTF